One segment of Candidatus Pelagibacter ubique HTCC1062 DNA contains the following:
- a CDS encoding HesB/IscA family protein — MIKEIKFTDKAIKQINNLLSQKDPGSFFRIAIKGGGCSGFQYEFTFDKKLEADDLKHENILIDKTSADLLKGSEVDFVSELIGDQFKITNPQSKSSCGCGVSFSI, encoded by the coding sequence ATGATTAAAGAAATTAAATTTACAGATAAAGCTATAAAACAGATTAATAATTTGTTGTCTCAAAAAGATCCAGGGTCTTTTTTTAGAATCGCTATTAAAGGCGGTGGTTGTTCTGGTTTTCAATATGAGTTTACTTTTGACAAAAAATTAGAAGCTGACGACTTAAAACATGAAAATATTCTTATAGATAAAACTTCAGCAGACTTATTAAAAGGTTCAGAAGTGGACTTTGTTTCAGAACTAATTGGCGATCAATTCAAGATCACTAACCCACAAAGTAAATCTTCTTGCGGTTGTGGTGTTTCTTTCTCTATATAA
- a CDS encoding deoxyguanosinetriphosphate triphosphohydrolase, whose product MNNYSNLALSKSKGRIFKEANSLYRTPFQRDRDRIIHSASFRRLKHKTQVFVNTEGDHFRTRITHSIEVAQIARSIAKHLGLNDDLAETLSLAHDLGHTPFGHAGEDALNECMVNFGGFDHNLQTLRIVMFLEHKYLKFKGLNLTLETLDGLLKHNGAIDDLSTVNRLIGLKSFKNKINFNNSGSLEAQISAISDDIAYNNHDIQDGIRAKMFNLNDLIEINFFKDIYKSHKNNIKNNNKDILIYQIIRDSIDLMVRDLIKNTKNNLKNNKVKSLKDVYNLDDPIVCFSSKFLKIEKEVRFFLRSKMYNNKKVLLKNNHGKKIINKLFYKIKNKPKKFLNDDQLKNDTNRAIADFISGMTDRYAINLNKGI is encoded by the coding sequence ATGAATAATTACTCAAATTTAGCTTTATCTAAAAGCAAAGGTCGTATTTTTAAAGAAGCTAATTCACTTTACAGAACTCCATTTCAAAGAGACAGAGATAGAATTATTCACAGTGCCTCATTCAGAAGGTTAAAACATAAAACACAAGTTTTTGTTAACACAGAAGGGGATCATTTTAGAACTAGAATTACCCATTCAATTGAGGTTGCGCAAATTGCAAGATCAATAGCTAAACATTTAGGTTTAAATGATGATCTAGCTGAAACCTTAAGTTTGGCTCACGACTTAGGGCATACTCCGTTCGGTCATGCTGGAGAAGATGCTCTTAATGAATGTATGGTTAACTTTGGAGGCTTTGACCACAATCTTCAAACCTTAAGAATAGTTATGTTTCTTGAGCATAAATACCTTAAATTTAAAGGCCTGAACTTAACATTAGAAACTTTAGATGGATTATTAAAGCACAATGGCGCAATTGATGATCTCTCCACAGTTAATAGGTTGATTGGATTAAAAAGTTTTAAGAATAAAATAAACTTTAATAACTCTGGTTCATTGGAAGCTCAAATATCAGCAATCTCGGATGACATTGCTTATAATAATCATGACATACAAGATGGAATTAGAGCCAAAATGTTTAATTTAAACGACTTGATTGAAATTAATTTTTTTAAAGATATTTATAAATCACACAAAAATAATATTAAAAACAACAATAAAGATATTTTGATATATCAAATAATACGAGATTCAATTGATTTAATGGTTAGAGATTTAATTAAGAATACTAAAAATAATTTAAAAAATAATAAAGTCAAATCTTTAAAAGATGTTTATAACTTAGATGATCCTATAGTGTGTTTTTCAAGTAAATTTCTTAAAATTGAAAAAGAAGTTAGGTTTTTCCTAAGAAGCAAAATGTATAACAATAAAAAAGTATTATTAAAAAATAATCATGGAAAAAAGATTATTAATAAACTCTTTTATAAAATTAAGAATAAGCCCAAAAAATTTTTAAACGATGATCAATTAAAGAATGACACAAATAGAGCAATAGCTGATTTTATTTCAGGTATGACAGATAGATACGCAATCAATTTAAATAAAGGTATTTAA
- the argS gene encoding arginine--tRNA ligase codes for MNIFDLYLDKIIILIKKLNKDGSLELPESLNGVNVDIPPSNFDCDISTNVAMVLSKANKKSPIDIANILIELIKNEDEKIESISAAKPGFINIKFKTIYWNNFIKSINQNHKDYGVNNKEKKQKYLIEFVSANPTGPLHVGHCRGAILGDVISNILIFNKHDVSKEYYVNDYGNQILNFTKSVFFRIREILFNEKFPIENSDLYPGDYLVGIAKNIIKSNKVLKFDKFENVSKELTLLSVSESLKLIKNNLSNLGIVHDRFTSETDIVLNNEVQKAIDKLKEKKLVYSGKIKAPKGEDDENWVEREQLLFKSTDFGDDKDRALQKSDKSWTYFASDVAYHDNKLNRNYDTLINILGADHAGYIKRITSVVEALSGDKKKLICKVSQLVKLIKDGKPFKMSKRKGDYITVEDLIAEVGKDATRFIMLNRSSDVELDFDFTKVKEKSKDNPLYYVQYCYARISSVFRHVNLNIENDLNIKDYEFAYTGDEIKILKKIAEWPKCIEAASLRLEPHRIPVYLYELSSEFHSYWNMGKEDQSKRFINEQKKISNDKLVFLKVISNVIKSGMDIVGVDTPQKM; via the coding sequence ATGAACATTTTTGATCTCTACTTGGATAAAATAATAATCTTGATTAAAAAGCTTAATAAAGATGGTTCTTTAGAATTACCCGAATCTTTAAATGGAGTTAATGTAGACATACCACCATCAAATTTTGACTGCGATATATCAACCAATGTAGCCATGGTGCTCTCTAAGGCTAATAAAAAATCTCCAATTGATATTGCAAATATTTTAATTGAATTAATTAAAAATGAAGATGAAAAAATAGAATCTATTTCTGCAGCAAAACCAGGATTTATTAATATTAAATTTAAGACAATATATTGGAATAATTTTATTAAAAGTATTAATCAAAATCACAAGGATTACGGTGTCAATAATAAAGAAAAAAAACAAAAATATCTTATAGAATTTGTTTCAGCTAATCCCACTGGCCCTCTTCATGTTGGACATTGTAGAGGAGCAATATTGGGAGATGTTATTTCAAATATATTAATTTTTAACAAGCATGATGTTTCAAAAGAATATTATGTTAACGATTATGGTAATCAGATCTTAAATTTTACAAAATCTGTTTTTTTTAGAATTAGAGAAATACTTTTTAATGAAAAATTCCCTATTGAAAACTCAGATTTATATCCTGGTGATTACTTAGTTGGTATTGCTAAAAATATTATAAAATCTAATAAAGTTTTAAAATTTGATAAATTTGAAAATGTTTCAAAAGAACTAACTTTATTATCGGTTTCAGAATCTTTAAAATTGATTAAAAATAATTTATCAAATCTTGGAATAGTGCACGATAGATTTACAAGTGAAACTGATATTGTCTTAAATAATGAAGTTCAGAAAGCAATTGATAAATTAAAGGAAAAAAAGCTTGTTTATAGTGGAAAAATTAAGGCTCCCAAAGGTGAAGATGATGAAAACTGGGTAGAAAGGGAGCAACTTTTATTTAAATCAACAGATTTTGGTGACGATAAAGATAGAGCACTTCAAAAGTCTGATAAATCGTGGACTTACTTTGCTAGTGATGTTGCCTATCATGATAATAAATTAAATAGAAATTACGATACACTTATTAATATATTAGGGGCTGACCATGCTGGCTATATTAAAAGGATAACTTCTGTCGTTGAAGCTCTATCAGGAGATAAAAAAAAATTGATTTGTAAAGTAAGTCAACTCGTCAAATTAATTAAAGATGGAAAACCTTTTAAAATGTCAAAAAGAAAAGGTGACTATATAACAGTTGAAGACTTGATAGCCGAAGTTGGTAAAGATGCCACGAGATTTATTATGCTTAATAGAAGTAGCGATGTAGAGTTAGATTTTGATTTTACAAAAGTTAAAGAAAAATCTAAAGATAACCCACTTTATTATGTCCAATACTGTTATGCTAGAATATCATCTGTCTTTAGACACGTAAATCTTAATATAGAAAATGATTTGAATATAAAAGATTACGAATTTGCATATACGGGTGATGAAATAAAGATATTAAAAAAAATAGCAGAATGGCCTAAGTGTATTGAAGCTGCAAGTCTAAGACTTGAACCCCACAGAATACCAGTTTATCTTTACGAACTATCATCAGAATTTCATTCTTATTGGAATATGGGCAAAGAGGATCAATCAAAAAGGTTTATTAACGAACAAAAGAAAATTTCAAATGATAAATTAGTTTTTTTAAAAGTTATATCTAATGTTATCAAATCTGGAATGGATATTGTTGGAGTAGACACTCCTCAAAAAATGTAA
- a CDS encoding glycoside hydrolase family 3 N-terminal domain-containing protein, with the protein MMDNRKSFIVGLKSTKLLTSEKKFLIKHKPWGIILFSRNIKNIEQLKKLTGQIRKIFNDKKYPILIDQEGGRVNRLKKFFKADKFTGEFFGNLYLKDKKKFYIEYKKFINKTVLLLKNVGININTLPVLDVRSKGSSAIIGDRAFSDNAKIVSEIGDICIKEFHNNKIATVIKHIPGHGLAKVDSHKKTPTINKELRYLNNHDFLAFKNKNSLFAMTAHLIYKKIDKVNTATHSKKIIKLIRNLIKFRNILMSDDISMKSLKGSIAINTKKSFSAGCDLVLHCNGNLKEMNDVALYSPVISKFIKKKTSQFYKIIS; encoded by the coding sequence ATGATGGATAATCGTAAAAGTTTCATAGTTGGTTTAAAATCTACTAAATTATTGACTAGTGAAAAAAAATTTCTAATTAAACACAAGCCTTGGGGAATAATACTTTTTTCAAGAAATATTAAAAATATTGAACAATTAAAAAAATTAACAGGTCAAATTAGAAAAATATTCAATGATAAAAAATATCCTATTTTAATTGATCAAGAGGGTGGTAGAGTTAATAGATTAAAAAAATTTTTTAAAGCAGATAAGTTTACTGGAGAATTTTTTGGTAATCTTTATCTTAAAGATAAAAAAAAATTTTATATCGAATATAAAAAGTTTATCAATAAAACTGTCTTATTATTAAAAAATGTAGGAATTAACATAAATACTTTACCAGTCCTTGATGTTAGATCCAAAGGATCAAGTGCAATAATTGGTGACAGAGCCTTTTCAGACAATGCAAAGATTGTTTCAGAAATTGGAGATATTTGTATTAAAGAGTTTCATAATAATAAAATTGCCACTGTGATAAAGCATATACCAGGACATGGTTTAGCAAAGGTCGATAGTCATAAAAAAACTCCTACAATCAATAAGGAATTAAGATATTTAAATAATCATGACTTTTTGGCATTCAAAAATAAAAACAGTTTATTTGCAATGACAGCACATCTTATTTATAAAAAAATTGACAAAGTTAATACCGCAACACATTCGAAGAAAATTATAAAATTAATAAGAAATCTAATTAAATTTAGAAATATTTTGATGTCCGACGATATATCAATGAAAAGTTTAAAAGGCTCTATAGCAATTAATACAAAGAAATCTTTTAGTGCAGGTTGTGATTTAGTTCTTCATTGTAATGGAAATTTAAAAGAAATGAATGATGTAGCCCTATATTCACCAGTTATAAGTAAGTTTATTAAAAAAAAAACATCACAATTTTATAAGATTATAAGCTAA
- a CDS encoding segregation and condensation protein A, whose protein sequence is MADSDSKNFNVDLDNYNGPLDVLLDLAKAQKVNLENISITLLADQFHNYITNEKNLNLESASEYLLMATWLTYLKSKLLLPGNPEEEFKVLEVAEKLKLQLKKLELIRLLSDQMLQRKRLGREIRTRGIKGNIRSIYSTEYKLNLYELLKSYSSIIMTKDFQRMNIPKLPVFTTEDGIKRIKEFFGKLIDWRNINELIPSSFKSGSKFKTTGKAGIFAGSLELVKEGNLTIKQENLFDDIYIKELK, encoded by the coding sequence ATGGCCGATTCTGATTCTAAAAACTTTAATGTAGATCTTGATAATTATAACGGCCCACTTGATGTGTTATTAGATTTGGCAAAAGCTCAAAAAGTTAATCTTGAGAATATTTCTATAACATTACTGGCTGATCAATTTCACAATTATATTACTAATGAAAAAAATCTAAATCTAGAATCTGCATCAGAATACTTGTTGATGGCTACATGGTTAACTTATCTTAAATCAAAACTTTTGTTGCCAGGAAATCCAGAAGAAGAATTTAAAGTTTTAGAAGTTGCTGAAAAATTAAAATTACAATTAAAAAAATTAGAATTGATTAGATTACTTTCTGACCAAATGTTACAAAGAAAAAGACTTGGTAGAGAAATAAGAACTAGAGGAATTAAAGGAAATATACGATCTATATATAGTACTGAATATAAACTAAATCTTTACGAACTTTTAAAATCTTATTCCTCAATTATTATGACCAAAGATTTTCAAAGGATGAATATTCCTAAACTTCCAGTTTTTACCACTGAAGATGGCATCAAAAGAATAAAAGAATTCTTTGGTAAATTAATTGATTGGAGAAATATTAATGAACTAATACCTTCTTCATTTAAAAGTGGCTCAAAATTTAAAACAACCGGTAAAGCAGGAATTTTTGCTGGTTCCTTAGAGCTGGTTAAAGAGGGCAATCTGACTATAAAGCAAGAAAACTTATTTGATGATATTTATATTAAAGAATTAAAATGA
- the scpB gene encoding SMC-Scp complex subunit ScpB, which yields MTKIKKETNNNIVTFPSKMNDGEREVEAIIFAAAEPLDIDTIESKISKKIDVLKSLQKLQKEYSLRGINLVCISNKWSFRTSENLSNLMSQEKTVEKKLSRAAVETLAIIVYHQPVTRAEIEEIRGVAFGTNTLEILMELNWVKPQGRKDVPGKPIQYGTTDDFLSHFSLQKLSDLPTVDELGSAGLIDSSNIDNAIFGTGKFYKEKQVEKKEDIYENIDEMLGGTLSPDEEK from the coding sequence ATGACAAAAATAAAAAAAGAAACAAATAACAATATAGTTACTTTCCCATCAAAAATGAATGATGGCGAAAGAGAAGTTGAGGCAATAATTTTTGCTGCTGCTGAACCATTAGATATTGACACTATCGAATCTAAAATTTCAAAAAAAATTGATGTTTTAAAATCATTACAGAAATTACAAAAAGAATATTCATTAAGAGGAATTAATCTAGTTTGTATTTCTAATAAATGGTCTTTTAGAACTTCTGAAAATTTATCGAACCTTATGTCTCAAGAAAAAACTGTAGAAAAAAAATTATCAAGAGCTGCAGTTGAAACATTAGCAATAATTGTTTATCACCAACCTGTTACTAGAGCTGAAATAGAAGAAATAAGAGGTGTTGCTTTTGGAACAAACACACTTGAGATTTTAATGGAGCTAAATTGGGTAAAACCACAAGGCCGTAAAGATGTACCCGGTAAACCAATTCAGTATGGAACAACTGATGATTTCTTAAGTCATTTTAGTCTTCAAAAATTGTCTGATTTACCTACAGTTGACGAATTGGGATCTGCCGGTCTTATTGATAGCTCAAATATTGATAATGCAATATTTGGTACTGGTAAATTTTACAAAGAGAAACAAGTTGAAAAAAAAGAGGATATTTATGAAAATATCGATGAGATGTTAGGTGGAACACTAAGTCCAGATGAAGAAAAGTAA
- the tatA gene encoding twin-arginine translocase TatA/TatE family subunit — protein sequence MSIGIWQIAIVVILVVLLFGRGKISSLMGDVAKGIKSFKKGMATDITDEPEPKNVSENNQDSKDKE from the coding sequence ATGAGCATTGGAATTTGGCAAATAGCAATCGTAGTTATTCTTGTTGTACTTTTATTTGGTAGAGGCAAGATATCTAGCTTAATGGGTGATGTAGCCAAAGGTATAAAAAGTTTTAAAAAAGGTATGGCTACAGACATTACAGACGAACCTGAGCCTAAAAATGTTTCAGAAAATAATCAAGATAGCAAAGACAAAGAATAG
- the tatB gene encoding Sec-independent protein translocase protein TatB has protein sequence MPTIGWFEILIVVAVAIIVIGPKDFPYMLKKVGSWIGTTKRYISNIQNEVADLDINSNEIQKPIEEKKDNDKI, from the coding sequence ATGCCCACTATTGGCTGGTTTGAGATTTTAATAGTAGTTGCTGTTGCAATCATTGTTATTGGACCCAAGGACTTCCCCTATATGTTAAAAAAAGTTGGTTCGTGGATTGGAACTACAAAAAGATATATTAGCAATATACAAAATGAGGTAGCTGACCTTGATATCAATTCTAATGAAATACAAAAACCTATAGAAGAAAAAAAAGATAATGACAAAATCTGA
- the tatC gene encoding twin-arginine translocase subunit TatC: MTKSENEGGFVSHLTELRKRLIHSFIFLFIFFIGCYFFSEHLYGFLVEPFAKAVNESGTDRRLIFTALQETFLTYLKVSFFAAFFVTCPYILVQIWKFIAPGLYKHEKIAIVPYLVLTPILFFLGGMLVYYLIMPLAIKFFLSFESTGASTGLPIQLEAKVSEYLSLVMKLIFAFGISFQLPVVLSLLARVGIVDAEFLRKKRKYVVVMIFAAAALLTPPDPITQIGLAIPLLILYELSIFSVNIIDKKNKKNA, from the coding sequence ATGACAAAATCTGAAAATGAAGGCGGTTTTGTAAGCCATCTAACTGAACTTAGAAAAAGATTAATTCATTCTTTTATTTTTTTATTCATTTTTTTTATTGGATGTTATTTTTTTTCAGAACATTTATATGGTTTTTTAGTTGAACCTTTCGCTAAAGCAGTAAATGAAAGTGGAACTGATAGAAGGTTAATTTTTACAGCTTTACAGGAAACATTTTTAACATACTTAAAGGTTTCTTTTTTTGCAGCATTCTTTGTTACATGTCCCTATATATTGGTACAAATATGGAAATTTATTGCACCAGGACTCTATAAGCATGAAAAAATTGCAATTGTTCCTTATCTAGTTTTAACGCCTATATTATTTTTTCTAGGAGGCATGCTTGTTTATTATTTAATAATGCCACTAGCTATTAAGTTTTTTCTCTCTTTTGAGAGTACAGGAGCTTCAACAGGATTACCCATTCAATTGGAAGCTAAAGTTAGCGAATATCTTTCTCTGGTTATGAAATTAATTTTTGCATTCGGTATAAGTTTTCAGTTACCAGTTGTCCTTAGCTTATTAGCTAGAGTAGGTATTGTTGATGCTGAATTTCTTAGAAAAAAAAGAAAATATGTCGTTGTAATGATTTTTGCTGCAGCTGCACTATTAACACCACCTGATCCCATAACTCAAATTGGACTAGCAATACCATTATTGATTTTATATGAATTATCTATATTTTCTGTAAACATTATTGATAAGAAAAATAAAAAAAATGCATAA
- the serS gene encoding serine--tRNA ligase, with protein MHNIKKIRNDVEAFKKALNKRFIEIDVDKILSLDENNRDYIQQRELLEKEKKDISKSKDQSLFEKSKKITVEIDNISKLQAGVKNELETILSSIPNIPHPDVPTGKDENSNVEISKSGTIPNFKFKPKSHYELGENLNMLDFDLATKTTGSRFVFVKDKLAMLERALSNFMLDTHVNTNGYEEISPPLIATDATMYGTGQLPKFDNDQFELKLDDSSDRKFLIPTAEVILTNIVKDQIIDKKKLPMRMVASTPCFRKEAGSYGKDTKGMIRQHQFYKVEMVSIVEIDKCLPELDRMTDCATKILDLLKLPYRKIVLCTGDMGFSAEKTFDIEVWLPSEDKYREISSCSSCGSFQARRMKARYKNEKKETVLVGTLNGSGLAVGRTLVAILENYQQEDGSILVPEALKPYMNNIEKIVKI; from the coding sequence ATGCATAATATTAAAAAAATTAGAAATGATGTTGAGGCTTTTAAAAAAGCTTTGAATAAAAGATTTATAGAAATAGATGTGGATAAGATTTTATCGTTGGATGAGAATAATAGAGATTACATCCAACAAAGAGAATTACTTGAAAAAGAAAAAAAAGATATCTCAAAGTCTAAAGATCAATCACTTTTTGAAAAATCAAAAAAGATAACTGTTGAAATAGATAATATTAGTAAATTACAAGCTGGTGTTAAAAATGAATTGGAAACAATTTTGTCATCAATACCAAATATACCTCATCCAGACGTTCCTACAGGTAAAGATGAAAACTCAAATGTAGAAATTTCTAAATCAGGAACAATACCAAATTTTAAATTTAAACCTAAATCACATTATGAATTAGGTGAAAACTTAAACATGCTTGATTTTGATCTAGCAACGAAAACTACTGGTTCAAGATTTGTTTTTGTAAAAGATAAATTGGCCATGCTAGAAAGAGCTTTATCAAATTTTATGCTTGATACACATGTGAATACTAATGGTTATGAAGAAATATCTCCGCCACTAATTGCAACAGATGCCACTATGTATGGTACGGGACAATTACCTAAATTTGATAATGACCAGTTTGAACTTAAATTAGACGACTCTAGTGACAGAAAATTTTTAATTCCAACTGCTGAAGTTATTTTAACCAATATTGTAAAAGACCAAATTATTGATAAAAAAAAACTTCCAATGCGAATGGTTGCCTCAACACCCTGTTTTAGAAAAGAAGCAGGAAGTTATGGTAAAGATACTAAGGGAATGATTAGACAGCACCAATTTTACAAAGTTGAAATGGTGAGTATTGTTGAAATTGATAAGTGCTTACCAGAACTTGATAGAATGACTGATTGTGCAACTAAAATTTTAGATTTACTAAAACTTCCATACCGAAAAATTGTTTTATGTACTGGTGATATGGGTTTTAGTGCTGAAAAAACTTTTGATATTGAGGTGTGGCTTCCATCAGAAGATAAATACAGAGAAATCTCAAGTTGCTCTTCATGTGGATCATTTCAAGCTAGAAGAATGAAAGCCAGATATAAAAACGAAAAAAAAGAAACTGTGCTTGTTGGCACCTTAAACGGCAGTGGTTTAGCAGTTGGTAGAACATTAGTTGCTATATTAGAAAATTATCAACAAGAAGACGGGTCTATTCTAGTGCCAGAAGCTTTAAAGCCTTATATGAATAATATTGAAAAAATCGTTAAGATTTAA
- the yajC gene encoding preprotein translocase subunit YajC, producing MMDQGIGQFIPLILIFVIFYFFLIRPQQKKVKEHKAMVENLSRGDKVVTSAGIIGTVERIIDNEKVEVQIADNVKVEIIKSTGIQGLLNSPEVKK from the coding sequence ATTATGGATCAAGGAATAGGCCAATTTATACCACTAATTTTAATTTTTGTTATTTTTTACTTTTTTTTAATAAGACCTCAACAAAAGAAAGTTAAAGAGCATAAAGCCATGGTAGAAAACTTATCAAGAGGAGACAAGGTTGTAACTTCTGCTGGTATTATTGGGACAGTTGAAAGAATTATTGATAATGAAAAAGTTGAAGTGCAAATTGCTGACAACGTTAAAGTAGAAATTATTAAATCTACAGGTATTCAAGGATTACTTAACTCCCCTGAAGTAAAAAAATAA
- the secD gene encoding protein translocase subunit SecD, with translation MLYFSKLRITLVSLVSIFFIFIAASNFQNPEDSFISKKINLGLDLQGGSYLLLEIDNEPVEIQKLQNTTTVIRNFLKDKKITFNDLRIEDKKIIFSIPNDNIELVQSFFLDKESDINPYYFQYKSHQFDVNIQDNEFTLTLSKYGLIEIKTSSQDQAIEIVRRRVDEVGTNEPNILKRGNNRILVELPGLDDPMRIKSLLGKTANLTFRFVTQNNNDTFGTEMLQFEDGTSEAMVSKRIILNGENLLDAQPQMNNQTNETVVSFTLDRVGAKRFGKATSTGIGKQLAIVLDGKIVSAPVIRDTIASGNGQISGNFTFQSATDLALLLRSGALPAPLNIIEERTVGPDLGQDSINAGVIALMIGFLLVIIFMFVKYRIFGLIANITLLINLFFLVGILTLFEATLTLPGIAGIILTVGMAVDANVLIFERIKEECKKEKNNIIAFDTGYVKSKTAIIDANITTLIAAVILFFMGSGPVKGFSVTLAIGIFTTLFSVYFIARMLTGLYVVRNKEKTELI, from the coding sequence GTGTTATACTTTTCTAAATTAAGAATTACCTTAGTTTCTTTAGTATCAATTTTTTTTATTTTTATTGCTGCATCAAATTTTCAAAACCCTGAAGACAGTTTTATTTCTAAAAAGATAAATCTAGGTTTAGATTTACAAGGCGGATCATATCTTTTACTAGAAATTGATAATGAACCCGTTGAAATTCAAAAATTACAAAATACAACAACTGTTATTAGAAATTTTTTAAAAGATAAGAAAATAACTTTTAATGATCTAAGAATTGAAGATAAAAAAATAATATTCAGTATACCCAATGATAATATTGAGTTGGTTCAATCTTTTTTTCTTGATAAAGAAAGTGATATTAACCCTTATTATTTTCAATATAAATCACATCAGTTTGATGTAAATATTCAAGATAATGAATTTACGCTAACTCTATCAAAATATGGACTTATTGAAATTAAAACATCTTCACAAGATCAAGCTATAGAAATAGTTAGAAGAAGAGTTGATGAAGTTGGTACAAATGAACCCAATATACTGAAAAGAGGTAATAATAGAATTCTAGTTGAGCTTCCAGGACTTGATGATCCCATGCGTATCAAGTCACTTTTAGGAAAAACTGCAAATTTAACATTTAGATTTGTAACTCAAAATAATAATGACACTTTTGGTACTGAAATGCTTCAATTTGAAGATGGAACTAGCGAAGCAATGGTTAGCAAAAGAATAATCTTAAATGGTGAGAATTTATTGGATGCTCAACCACAAATGAATAATCAAACCAACGAAACAGTAGTATCATTTACACTTGATAGAGTGGGGGCAAAAAGATTTGGTAAAGCAACCAGTACAGGAATTGGCAAACAATTAGCAATTGTTCTAGATGGTAAAATTGTTAGTGCTCCAGTAATAAGGGATACTATAGCAAGTGGAAATGGTCAGATCAGTGGAAATTTCACATTTCAATCTGCAACAGACTTGGCATTACTTCTAAGATCAGGAGCGTTACCAGCACCACTTAACATTATTGAAGAAAGAACAGTTGGACCTGACCTTGGTCAAGATTCAATTAATGCAGGAGTTATCGCCCTTATGATTGGTTTCTTATTGGTGATAATTTTTATGTTTGTTAAATATAGAATTTTTGGTCTAATTGCTAACATAACACTATTAATTAACTTATTTTTTTTAGTTGGTATTTTAACTTTATTTGAAGCAACATTAACACTTCCTGGAATAGCAGGTATCATTTTAACGGTTGGTATGGCAGTTGACGCTAACGTGTTAATTTTTGAAAGAATTAAAGAAGAATGCAAGAAAGAAAAAAATAATATTATAGCTTTTGATACAGGTTATGTGAAATCAAAAACTGCAATTATAGACGCAAACATAACCACATTAATTGCAGCAGTAATCTTATTCTTTATGGGCTCTGGACCTGTTAAAGGTTTCTCTGTGACTTTAGCTATAGGAATTTTTACAACACTGTTTTCAGTTTATTTTATTGCAAGAATGCTTACTGGCCTTTATGTCGTAAGAAATAAAGAAAAGACTGAACTAATATAA